In Colias croceus chromosome 8, ilColCroc2.1, the genomic window TATTAGAGACCACTACAGTTTGCCTACGTTCACTAAGATAACTCTTAAACCAAGCAACAGATTGTGGGCAAAAGCCGTAATAGACCAATTTTGACAAAAGTAGGTTAGTATCTATGGTGTCAAAAGCACGTGAAAAGTCTAAAAGGACCAAAAGCGTTCCTTTACCACAATCTTGTtcgcataaaatattatccagCACATCTGTCAATGCCGTTACAGTACCTCTTCGCTTTCTGAAACCAGATTGAAGGTCGGGCAGTATGTTATTGGACTCAAGATAATCCATTAACTGTTTGTGAACAATCTTTTCAAGGATTTTGGAGCAACATGGCAAGATGCTGATAGGCCGTAAATCTTTAACAGATGCAGgattatttttctttggaaGTGGTCGCACCAATGCACTCTGCCACATCGCCGGAAATGTACCACTTTTTAAAGATACATTAATAATGTGCGTTAAGATAGGTAGTGTCTGTGATATTGTGAGGTTAATCATATCTAGAGACAAGTCATCGATACCTACTGCTTGAGACTTGAGACTCTTTAATGCCTTAAGTACAGTATCTTCGCTCACAGGCTTCAGCTCGAAAGAGGCATTGCTTATAAAGCGATGTTCGTTGAAGTAAGCTAAGTAAGACGTTGGTACGGCGTTATTGATAGGGAcatttaggaaatgtgtatTTATAGTATTGGCGTCACTGATATGCGCTGGAAGTATGAAGTCATCTTTTTGTTTAATCTGTACATTTacgatttctgggataaaatatagcctatatataCGGATTTGGaaaaaatcggtccagtagtttttgagcCCATTCAATATAggtaaacatacaaaaatacaaaggttttctttttataatattagtataagtAGATAAACCTTGTGTTATTTAAACCTTTACACCAGCTTCAGTAAGACAAAAAGAAATTTGTTGGATTGATTTAATTGGAAGATTCAAAATTTTCCAATTAAATCAATCCAACAAAGGTATATTCGAAATCGTCCTCGCTATTTACGTACAAGATATGATCGAAACAAAATCGTTGCTTACAATtcaatatctaatatataatctCTTCTAGCACAATACACATAATTTTACTAAGTTATGCATGAAGCAAATGCATTTAACCACTCTGTATACATATCGTCTTCGGAAGCTccgggaatatgacagttgccgaacagtgacgaagatttctatgcgcattattaattttttagtactgtaatataaatctgcttatattatatactagcctTCCGCCAGCGACTTCGCCCAAAAGAAAAAcgtgcatagttcccgttgccgtgagatttccgggataaaacctatttcatgtcctttctcaggtctCAAGCTATCTCTGTACTATGCATTGCTTTTTAAATTAGTCTGGACATACGTATagacaaaaaatatcataaaaacttTCTTacggatttatttattataagtaagaaTTTGGGTTTGTTGGATTTTTCTCTGCTTGGATTGTGATAATAGCCATAGGTAGATATCATCACAGTGTgcgtattattaatattatattatgtatcaggACACTTCAGGACATTTAAACGCTCGTTTTTCTAGTAATTTGTCCAGTATTTTGTTTGGACATAGTCACCTCATTAGAAAGAGACTAGTTGGGGACGGGAATGCTCTCTAGTAAAAAAGGTAATGTACTGTGTAACCCAGTGTACTCAAttaacctaaaaatattacaataattattcgaTTATTAGATATCGGTCAATTAAGGaaagctggcatgttcacagtactcacacttatgcaatttcacttacagtatgttcaaaaataaatgcgactctagtttcattttagacttgaattgtaaaatgggtgcgttgtagataaatatatgcaaatataattatgaaagctctcataatttacctgtaaaattataatttaaaagtaaatcaattgatgaacttaattatttattctaaaaataatcaattggataaaagtattaataatcattcaattatcaaataataattaaatttcaggtcataaaaacaatacaaataacacgtgCGCTCACTCCCAACACACGGATGGTTGTTTTGACAATGATTTAAATGACGGACGTCTTCTGCAGTTGCGGAGCAGTCTTGTCCTGACTTTGGTCgagtaaaaatatctaagaaatattTGTACTAAGTACGTAATACCTACCAATACGCGCTAACAAATACGtgttacatgtttattgtatctataattttcacactattggttttaaactcaaacttaaacatttatacaattagacttcttctagaagcacttttgaatcgtcataacagtttaacagttttaacatttaccaccaattcagaaagcagtatctatagagaagaagaagaatctatttaatcataatCGTAATCTTCTACTTCACTGAAACTTTCATCGCTCGAAGAACTCGATGTTTCGCCGTCGGaatttcttaatgttattgagaaataaatgagtcagtgtaattatctacttttggttctaattgaatatatttttcctcatgTTTTCGCGTCTTTCTCCAAACGTCACTAAACATATCCAGACTAATAGCATTTGCttcctttctaaataattcttcCACAGTTTTCAAGTTAAAGTTCACATTTTGTGATGCTACTTTCCCTTTAATTATGCCCCATAGTAACTCTATTGGGTTGAGTTCTGGATGGTATGGTGGAAGGCGCAATACACTATGTCCATGATCTTTGAGGATTGCATcaagtaaaaattgtgtatagtttggcgtattttttttaaataatcataaagaataggtattgtgttttattctGGATATTCGCTCgtcttttaattctattaaatatgCTTAGGATATGTCACAACTAAGCGCTCTAAAAGATTTtccgcaaaatttaattacggaTCAACAACTTTACGAACACTTCCAAAGAACACATACCGCAATAAGACATTGGTAATgggtattcaattttaagtaagaacaaccgatatcgtttgtaaattaatgtaaatggtgataactctgattattaattagtaatttgatttttgaaaaaaaaaaatgccgattttagtcaaaatttatatttttctaacaagatccttatcatccaaatttccaccttggtgagaaaaattgacatttctaatgaaaatgaacaaaaaattaaatgattttattaaatactgtaaaatagtctataattcttccatttactgtatcacaaaattcttcatagatttttagatattcgtacTACACCAATAACATCACcctgtaggtatttataaacaattgcaaaatatgacacatacataggccgggagatactgacacaaaatttcgggtcatttgtaacagaatggcggttctacagaggtcttattacgcaatgacaaaaagaaaaatgatggtcagaacgctggcggactagtcgcgtgggcgtaagtcacactcgtcggataagtaagacccctctagaccgccatcctgttacaaatgacccgaaattttgtgtcagtatctcccggcctaacatgtgcaatgtgtaaatgtgttgacgttccagcttgtgttccagctcttcttaatatacttatactgTGATTAGATAGactatagatattagattattACTTGttggattattattattatttttctttttaattttacagacAATAATTGACAACCACTTGACATATGTCAACATACAACGCGTAAAATGGAACATTCGAATCGAACGTCCGAACGATTTGACAGATGATGTGGCTTTACATCttgttctttaatttttataagaaataaaatatattgtaaaaatattttaataatgccAATATGATCCTATTGAagattttagtattttctgtGTTTATCACAGCTTCATATAGTAGGTTACCTGATAAAGTTTTGTGTGCTAACCAAGAATGTAGCGGTAAGTTATTCAATGAAAACTACAATCTGTTcgatatgttattattttaattgtatatgtttttgtgttcataaatatattaaatggaAATTTAACCATTTTGATTCCAGTTAAATATgttatcaataataaaaatataattattacatacaattaatattttcagctCCGATATCAAAAGCTAAAACGTTACTAAACTACAATAGTGTCGATGCAGATCTCATATCTTTTAAACGAAATTCCGAAGCaactatttttatgaaatcagCTGGAAGTAATCGTGATTTGTGGTATGCCCAAATAAATGGTAAATTCGGATTTGTGAGTTCAAAGTTTTTAACagaaacaaaaatttattcgaAGAATTTAGTGGAGTTGCCTATAGAAGCAATAACTAAAACTCCAAATGTTCAGCCTGATAAAGTACAACAACCACATGAAGTTTTTGAAGGAACCACAATATACACAACAGAGCCATCTCAAGTGTTAGAAAGTGATGCTAGTACTACTGCATCACCAGAAATCATGTCAACCGAAGCAGATATTATAAACGGGCAAGAAAATGATAATGTCCCAGTAAACCCACAAAATAtagaaacttttttaaatcaagGCTCTACTGAGCCCTTAAAGATGGAAGAGAGAAGtgatcaaataaatattgaatcaGGTGAACTTAAAAACAGCGaggaaataaatgtaaatgatGTGCCAAATAATAGTGTAGAAAATGAGAGTTCTGAAAAAGATAATGTTGTTCAAGAGGCAAgtaaagaattaataaatgaacCTAAACCAATAGAATCAGATAAAGAAGCTTCAGAAgctattatagaaaataaaggTGAAGATtctaattctaataaaattcCTGAAGATTCAACCCAGATGAATATGGCCGAATCCCTTCCGCCAAGTGTTACTAATTTAGAACCTGACATAAGTGAACAAAATGTATCAGCTATgccaaatatacaaaatacacaagaacaaaaaatacaaagtgAAAATATTCCCTCAAATGAATTTACTCCACCAGTGAATATTCATAatgatgttaataaaaaagatgAAAACAAACAAGAAGAAAGTCTAGAAGAGAATATACCTAGTGAACAACCTCTTTCATCTGACACAGTTGATGCACAAAATGATAACAATCCATTATTGGCGGAACCCCAGATTGATACGACTGAAAATCCACCTTCACAAGAGTTAGTAAATGAAAGTGATAAACAAAATGATGAATCAAATACAAGCACAAATACAGATATTGATCAAAATACTGAAAAACCAGTGCAACAAGAAGAAACAAATCCAACTACATCTACGTCAGATTTAACTGAACTCCCCGTGACTACATCAACAGTGACAACAGAGACAACTGTTGAGACTTCAACACCTTTATATGAATCAAATACACAGACCATTCCTGCGGCAGATATAAACTTATTACTTCAACAAATGCAAAATGCTGATACAACTGCTCAAAGAGTATATAGAGAGGAAGTTACAACAGAAACGCCACCTGTAACTGAATCACCAACTGAGACTACAGAATTTAATACAGTCACTGAAGAGTTTATAACAACATCCACCGAAAATCTTATTGAAGAAGTATTCAGTTCAACCACTGAAACACCAGTTTCACAAGAAGAGAGTGAGGGTTTCTTCTCAAGCATTTATACAACTGTTGCTGATATGATCCCACCTACAACAGAGGCACCTCTTGAACCAATATTCAATCCAGAGCTTGTGCAGGCACCAGAGAGTGAAGAGACGGAGAGCTTTTCTTTCATAAGCTATTTATACTCTACCTTTAACTCAATTATGGGAACAACTGAACAAGCGAACATACTTTTTGATACTGCCAGTAagaaatactttattatttaataatctttatagttaatgatgtttttataaatctaaTTATCAGTTTAATGCCATCTAATGGTCAGTTAacaattataacttttaattaatttcaggaGATACCTGTTATACAAATGATTACTGTGATGGTGAATCATTCAGTCAGCGTAATAGACTTTTAGCCTTCCTCTTAACAACTGCATCTTCTGTTCTCCTGTTCACATTGGGTTATTACTATATTGATAATAAGCGACAAGATAGCAAGTTCATTGGTATTATAAATCAATTGCAACGAGAATTGCTTTTTACTACTAAGGTAACATTTtacattatcattaaaatgtatgttcaTATGATCTTTTACTAATTCTAAACTTTTTTCCtacttattttgaatttaactTGAATTTGAAAAACAGTCATACTATGTTATTTAACTCTATTCTTTCATTCCAGTCCATTTTCAGCTAATTGAGGTATAACTCACATTTTACTTGATTTTAACATATAATTGCATAtcgtttttttcttttaaaatgtgtagtttaatataatatcattatccATATAAttagacaaaaaataaaatcttaatatgcttcaatgattattaattaatatatatgcgacatattttaacattgtaCTCTATTATTTTAGGAGTGTGAGATCCTCAAAGAGGAGCTTTCAACTACAAAGAATAAATTGACTTCAATAGAAGATAATTCTTTTGGTATGGATGATATGGTGCAGTCATTGAAGGAAGAAATTAATGAACTGAAAGCACAAAACGACAGGTTACGAAACTCTTTAGATGACAATGAAAAGTTGCTGAGAGTGTCAGAGAACACTGCAGGGGAATTGCAAAACACATTGAGTGAAGTTGAAAACACTCTCAGTGAACTCTTGGCAGAGAGAGCTCACTCGGAAGAGCAAATAGCAGAATTGAATGGTAAGaaatgtcaaaaatattttgagtaaatttattcaataaatttaaatcaactATATATCAAGTAATGAACAAGGAGAAATAAGTTTCTAAATGATTATGGTGTTGTATTATGCCTTAATAAGTCTTCATTTCCACTACACtacaatgtaattaatattaatagtaattacgaaattgtatatttattgttcCTTTGTGTCCTTTATAAAGTTTCCACTTGATTATTCAAAGATTTAATATATTCTGCATATATatgtaactagctttccacccgcggcatcgcccgcgcagaagaaagaaaatcccgcatagttcccgttcccgtgggatttccgagataaaacctatcctatgtcctttctccggtatcaaaatatctctataccaaatttcatgcacattggttcagtagttaaggcgtgattgagtaacagacagacagacagagatgGATTTCTCAGAATGTATGAAATCATTTACCTTATCACTTATCAGGTAAAATCCAAGCGTTTGAAGAAGAACTGATATCTGTAAGTAGGGACAGAGATAACTACCAATTGAAATATGCCTCCGCTGAAACAGCCTTGGAAGACTTTAAAAAACAGAAAAAGCAGCTAGATGACCTTAATCATGAGCTTTCTGAAGCCCACAATAGAATAGAATTACAGAAACATGAAATTGTTGCACTTAAGGTAAAGTTTtgctaataattttgtttattactttaataaatgtgatttaataataaaaataaaaaataaactatatgTCAAAAGCAACCATAAAGTACTtttgatataagtatataataagtTGTGAGTACCTTAAATGTTTTCAGGATGCTATAAAAGAATTGAAAAGTGGCACACCATCAAACACTGACGCCACATCTCTGATAGATCACACAGAAATTAAAGCAAAACTATCTAAAGCTCTCGAAGAAAGGGAGTCATTTATGGggaaatatgaggtaagtatTTCTCTGTTAAGTTTTAGTATACcattataaaaaagagcgtatgtgccgagcacacgtatcagaagtgaaacttctttggcaagattgaAATATACCAAAATGGTCGCTTTACTcaatgacgtgacggtattgccatgatgcgaaattttactctcaacgcgccttagaaagtttcacttcaaaataatattatatcttattcattaaattaatgaaatgtcTCGGTTAAAACCAcaaattgataatttttacatttatcttATTACAGATAGAATACAAAGAGAGAATGCGTCTTGCTGATGAGTTAAATACGATGCAGGAATCATACAAAACCGCAAGTCAACAAGCTTCCGAAGCCGTCACTAGACTTGATGTGCTAGAGAAGTATTTCCAAGAAAGGGAATGTGAATTGTTAAAGTAAGTgacgataaataatttttaatggtATTTGTATATAGTATTTGAATGGGAATTttgtttctaaaaaaaatggaatatAGACGTATACGTGTGagagaaaattttcttttaattacttaaatgcaaaataagtataataaaatatgatctaatttttttttccagaGAACTAAGCACAAAAGAATCATTGTGGCTTAGCAAACAAGGTGAATCTGCGAGTACTGTTGAGAAAATTGAATTGATGCAACAGGAGGTGCAAAGATACAAGTGAGTAAAATGTTtttcacaataataataattttaaatctcaaattcAATTACCAtctcaatataatattgatttaattaatattttacaaagtaTACTAAAAATATGTCTTTAATCGTAATCATTTCATGCATAAATTCACAGAAACCATACAaatgcagttttattttattcgaattAAATCGATTACAGAGAAAAGTGTGACACGCTAACTCTAGAGTTAGCTGAACAAGAGTCGGCTCGTCGCACCGCCATCAGTGAGATGGAGACACGTGCGCACACCGCGTGGCTCGAGGCGAGGCAGGCGAAGCGCGAGGCTGAGGCAGCGAAGGATGAAGCAACAGCGCTGAGGAGGAAACTGGCTGCTATGCATCAGGCGGATGGTGCTGCGTCTCCGAATAGACGTGAGTATTCAGTAAATAAACAGCACAACATGCATAGTTTCTTATAATAGTATCTTTTTCCGATCTCAAAATGAACCATTTGAAATGTTAATTCAAGTGAAGTTAATACGTATTAAGGTGGCCCAACACGCCCCGGGTCATTCTGCTGACactaaaacaatacaaaaatatttattattctgacGTCATTACAAcgttttacgttttttttttttttaatcttaaaacatgcgagaacaaaaaaaatgtggtCACAACAGCTAAATGAAGACAATTTTTTCGCtctcatctatactaatattataaagctgaagagtttgtttgtttgaacgcgctaatctcagaaactattGGTCTTCTAAAATTActaaattctttcggtgttagatagcccatttatcgaggaaggttataggctatgtatcatcacggtaagaccaacaggagcggagcaatgcgggtgaaaccgcggggaacagcagACAGCTAGAGGTGCTATAAGAATGCAATGTTGTCAATTCCCCGTGTTGCAGCCGTGGCGTCCCCGCTGGAGGTGCCGGACGGGCTGCCGCCGCCGCTGGCGTTCCTGCCGCCGCCGCTGCTGCCGCCGCTGCCGCGCCCGCCGCCGCTCGGCCGCCTGCCCTCACCGCACGCGCCTAGGTAAACTTACAGGTCGCGTcaagtaaaaagaacgctgacgGATGGCTGCGCATTGGCGATTTATCGGTCTATTTGGTGTTATGAGGTggttataagaataacaaataggtaatTGCGAAGCCACGATTCGCAAGcctagttcaaaaataaaataatcgacACATAGCTTTCGTGCAAAACTCGATCCATATCCAAACACACCCCATCACTTTCATCCAGCGTTATTTTTACGTGACGCGTACTGTAAGTGGAATGTGTTTGGGACGATGTATGGCtgtgataaaaaatgtaaaaacattGGTAAAACAGTACGTGCCTTTTTTTGTGTCTAACATCAGTATAAAGTTTAGGACAGAGTATAGTCGGCACGACGAACCTCGATTGCTATGACAGTTCGTGTTAGTGATGGGTCGTGTCgatattttataggcaaaggcgcgtcgctaaacatgtttttacaaatattatacgCTGCATTTTTAACGTAATATGTTGTtgttaaattactttaagtttTTTAGCATAGTAAGCTGCTTAAGTAGAtaagtaaaacgaaagttttccaaaaaataaaaatccacCTCATTattttctcgtaatttttaacccgtATGTCCTCCCTATTCGCTATTGTCTGCaaatcttttattataataggtaaaaGGAAATTTTTCAGGTATAGTTTCACTATCTGGTTTGATttttcgatttgaaaaatatgcaCTCATTTCCACTATCGACATTTGTTAACCGATTCTTTCCGCACTAATTCGATAAACACCAAACAATATAAGTTTTGCAGGCTgtaaacgtaaagtcagattgaaataatttctcgtaaatgtttattataattccaacgaaatatcattgtaatggcataaagctacgtaaaaatttataaatgccatttttaggCGCCTCCAATACTTCTTTTTACTTAATGGTGACTGCATTACAAGGTTGTGGGAATAACTGTCAGTGCCATAGGAATCATGTTTCGCCGTGCCGACTAtagtaaaagtattttttttttctgtagggagtatattttaaattcttatgACCTGTCAT contains:
- the LOC123693746 gene encoding transport and Golgi organization protein 1 is translated as MILLKILVFSVFITASYSRLPDKVLCANQECSAPISKAKTLLNYNSVDADLISFKRNSEATIFMKSAGSNRDLWYAQINGKFGFVSSKFLTETKIYSKNLVELPIEAITKTPNVQPDKVQQPHEVFEGTTIYTTEPSQVLESDASTTASPEIMSTEADIINGQENDNVPVNPQNIETFLNQGSTEPLKMEERSDQINIESGELKNSEEINVNDVPNNSVENESSEKDNVVQEASKELINEPKPIESDKEASEAIIENKGEDSNSNKIPEDSTQMNMAESLPPSVTNLEPDISEQNVSAMPNIQNTQEQKIQSENIPSNEFTPPVNIHNDVNKKDENKQEESLEENIPSEQPLSSDTVDAQNDNNPLLAEPQIDTTENPPSQELVNESDKQNDESNTSTNTDIDQNTEKPVQQEETNPTTSTSDLTELPVTTSTVTTETTVETSTPLYESNTQTIPAADINLLLQQMQNADTTAQRVYREEVTTETPPVTESPTETTEFNTVTEEFITTSTENLIEEVFSSTTETPVSQEESEGFFSSIYTTVADMIPPTTEAPLEPIFNPELVQAPESEETESFSFISYLYSTFNSIMGTTEQANILFDTARDTCYTNDYCDGESFSQRNRLLAFLLTTASSVLLFTLGYYYIDNKRQDSKFIGIINQLQRELLFTTKECEILKEELSTTKNKLTSIEDNSFGMDDMVQSLKEEINELKAQNDRLRNSLDDNEKLLRVSENTAGELQNTLSEVENTLSELLAERAHSEEQIAELNGKIQAFEEELISVSRDRDNYQLKYASAETALEDFKKQKKQLDDLNHELSEAHNRIELQKHEIVALKDAIKELKSGTPSNTDATSLIDHTEIKAKLSKALEERESFMGKYEIEYKERMRLADELNTMQESYKTASQQASEAVTRLDVLEKYFQERECELLKELSTKESLWLSKQGESASTVEKIELMQQEVQRYKEKCDTLTLELAEQESARRTAISEMETRAHTAWLEARQAKREAEAAKDEATALRRKLAAMHQADGAASPNRPVASPLEVPDGLPPPLAFLPPPLLPPLPRPPPLGRLPSPHAPRYSERRYSPDSRYSPESRYSPESRYSPESRYSPETVRYSPARRYSPRSRRSPYSPRSRRRSIERYESGRGSRSRNGPADTETEYNSDDSRRPRRRRYSTRSGASSGSGCSTESEK